The Henckelia pumila isolate YLH828 chromosome 2, ASM3356847v2, whole genome shotgun sequence genome includes a window with the following:
- the LOC140882644 gene encoding uncharacterized protein isoform X1 yields the protein MECAGRGGRTPCSGAPTRRCHRCRAVAYCSVSHQVSHWSVHGKECGRFQQQMKCADALNDFPFTFSQNAAQIQETRCSFLMKHGIHRVGIWTCECSCGTSANSFDQSRLIRNWNLGSPLCPCKGPFSPITKLTSWKEYYEWRCIPLDSPAAVLLHWPLTIYWAIQLVTLESLNSETSNELRVHYLGPEKELLQLAVFGELRALFPGVNVHIDFVGPEIPHHRDGEKVNLYSYAECDLIDCQCKCPVEKDSREITTHNSQAITLQLHAGCYHDQFEELVKDSFPRIIIAPNAGIAAYVSWLPTLNLIKEIKVPAVFSDYCEEASHLAARCITSTTGSAPKIPVCFFTSYAPNILHSVGHLRNRTKLNRISSSADSAKSIQAASSSGRKRVVSSMLF from the exons ATGGAGTGCGCCGGAAGAGGAGGCCGGACCCCGTGCTCCGGCGCGCCAACCAGACGCTGCCACCGTTGCCGCGCTGTTGCCTACTGCTCCGTCTCTCACCAG GTTTCGCACTGGAGCGTGCATGGAAAAGAGTGCGGAAGGTTTCAACAGCAAATGAAGTGtgctgatgctttgaatgaTTTTCCATTTACCTTTTCTCAAAACGCTGCTCAAATTCAG GAGACGCGTTGTTCGTTTTTGATGAAGCATGGAATTCACCGAGTAGGAATTTGGACGTGTGAATGTAGCTGTGGAACGTCAGCTAATAGTTTTGATCAATCTAG GTTGATTCGTAATTGGAATCTAGGTAGTCCATTGTGCCCGTGTAAag GTCCTTTCTCTCCAATTACCAAACTGACAAGCTGGAAGGAGTACTATGAGTGGAGGTGCATCCCGCTTGATTCTCCGGCAGCTGTACTTCTTCATTGG CCACTCACAATATATTGGGCTATTCAACTTGTTACTCTTGAAAGCTTGAATTCTGAAACCAGCAATGAACTGCGCGTACATTACTTAG GGCCAGAAAAAGAGCTGCTTCAACTGGCTGTGTTTGGAGAATTGCGTGCACTTTTTCCAGGAGTAAATGTGCATATAGATTTTGTTGGTCCGGAAATTCCACATCACAG GGATGGTGAAAAAGTCAATCTTTACTCCTATGCTGAATGTGATCTTATAGATTGTCAATGCAAATGTCCCGTCGAAAAAGATAGCAGGGAAATAACAACACACAATTCGCAAGCAATAACATTACAGCTTCACGCAGGTTGTTACCATGACCAGTTCGAAGAATTGGTGAAG GACTCATTTCCTCGTATAATCATTGCCCCAAATGCTGGTATTGCTGCCTACGTGAGCTGGTTGCCAACTCTT AATCTAATCAAGGAGATCAAAGTTCCAGCAGTTTTTTCTGATTACTGTGAAGAGGCTTCTCATTTGGCAGCTCGTTGCATAACCTCTACCACGGGCAGTGCTCCAAAAATCCCTGTGTGTTTCTTTACATCTTATGCTCCAAATATTCTGCATTCGGTCGGACATCTCCGAAATCGTACGAAATTGAATCGTATTTCCTCTTCCGCAGATTCAGCTAAATCCATTCAGGCAGCCTCTTCAAGTGGAAGGAAGCGCGTTGTTTCTTCCATGCTATTCTAA
- the LOC140882644 gene encoding uncharacterized protein isoform X2 yields MECAGRGGRTPCSGAPTRRCHRCRAVAYCSVSHQVSHWSVHGKECGRFQQQMKCADALNDFPFTFSQNAAQIQETRCSFLMKHGIHRVGIWTCECSCGTSANSFDQSRLIRNWNLGSPLCPCKGPFSPITKLTSWKEYYEWRCIPLDSPAAVLLHWPLTIYWAIQLVTLESLNSETSNELRVHYLGPEKELLQLAVFGELRALFPGVNVHIDFVGPEIPHHRDGEKVNLYSYAECDLIDCQCKCPVEKDSREITTHNSQAITLQLHAGCYHDQFEELVKDSFPRIIIAPNAGIAAYVSWLPTLNLIKEIKVPAVFSDYCEEASHLAARCITSTTGSAPKIPIQLNPFRQPLQVEGSALFLPCYSNCFLFGM; encoded by the exons ATGGAGTGCGCCGGAAGAGGAGGCCGGACCCCGTGCTCCGGCGCGCCAACCAGACGCTGCCACCGTTGCCGCGCTGTTGCCTACTGCTCCGTCTCTCACCAG GTTTCGCACTGGAGCGTGCATGGAAAAGAGTGCGGAAGGTTTCAACAGCAAATGAAGTGtgctgatgctttgaatgaTTTTCCATTTACCTTTTCTCAAAACGCTGCTCAAATTCAG GAGACGCGTTGTTCGTTTTTGATGAAGCATGGAATTCACCGAGTAGGAATTTGGACGTGTGAATGTAGCTGTGGAACGTCAGCTAATAGTTTTGATCAATCTAG GTTGATTCGTAATTGGAATCTAGGTAGTCCATTGTGCCCGTGTAAag GTCCTTTCTCTCCAATTACCAAACTGACAAGCTGGAAGGAGTACTATGAGTGGAGGTGCATCCCGCTTGATTCTCCGGCAGCTGTACTTCTTCATTGG CCACTCACAATATATTGGGCTATTCAACTTGTTACTCTTGAAAGCTTGAATTCTGAAACCAGCAATGAACTGCGCGTACATTACTTAG GGCCAGAAAAAGAGCTGCTTCAACTGGCTGTGTTTGGAGAATTGCGTGCACTTTTTCCAGGAGTAAATGTGCATATAGATTTTGTTGGTCCGGAAATTCCACATCACAG GGATGGTGAAAAAGTCAATCTTTACTCCTATGCTGAATGTGATCTTATAGATTGTCAATGCAAATGTCCCGTCGAAAAAGATAGCAGGGAAATAACAACACACAATTCGCAAGCAATAACATTACAGCTTCACGCAGGTTGTTACCATGACCAGTTCGAAGAATTGGTGAAG GACTCATTTCCTCGTATAATCATTGCCCCAAATGCTGGTATTGCTGCCTACGTGAGCTGGTTGCCAACTCTT AATCTAATCAAGGAGATCAAAGTTCCAGCAGTTTTTTCTGATTACTGTGAAGAGGCTTCTCATTTGGCAGCTCGTTGCATAACCTCTACCACGGGCAGTGCTCCAAAAATCCCT ATTCAGCTAAATCCATTCAGGCAGCCTCTTCAAGTGGAAGGAAGCGCGTTGTTTCTTCCATGCTATTCTAATTGCTTTCTCTTTGGGATGTGA
- the LOC140882644 gene encoding uncharacterized protein isoform X3, whose amino-acid sequence MIFHLPFLKTLLKFRLIRNWNLGSPLCPCKGPFSPITKLTSWKEYYEWRCIPLDSPAAVLLHWPLTIYWAIQLVTLESLNSETSNELRVHYLGPEKELLQLAVFGELRALFPGVNVHIDFVGPEIPHHRDGEKVNLYSYAECDLIDCQCKCPVEKDSREITTHNSQAITLQLHAGCYHDQFEELVKDSFPRIIIAPNAGIAAYVSWLPTLNLIKEIKVPAVFSDYCEEASHLAARCITSTTGSAPKIPVCFFTSYAPNILHSVGHLRNRTKLNRISSSADSAKSIQAASSSGRKRVVSSMLF is encoded by the exons atgaTTTTCCATTTACCTTTTCTCAAAACGCTGCTCAAATTCAG GTTGATTCGTAATTGGAATCTAGGTAGTCCATTGTGCCCGTGTAAag GTCCTTTCTCTCCAATTACCAAACTGACAAGCTGGAAGGAGTACTATGAGTGGAGGTGCATCCCGCTTGATTCTCCGGCAGCTGTACTTCTTCATTGG CCACTCACAATATATTGGGCTATTCAACTTGTTACTCTTGAAAGCTTGAATTCTGAAACCAGCAATGAACTGCGCGTACATTACTTAG GGCCAGAAAAAGAGCTGCTTCAACTGGCTGTGTTTGGAGAATTGCGTGCACTTTTTCCAGGAGTAAATGTGCATATAGATTTTGTTGGTCCGGAAATTCCACATCACAG GGATGGTGAAAAAGTCAATCTTTACTCCTATGCTGAATGTGATCTTATAGATTGTCAATGCAAATGTCCCGTCGAAAAAGATAGCAGGGAAATAACAACACACAATTCGCAAGCAATAACATTACAGCTTCACGCAGGTTGTTACCATGACCAGTTCGAAGAATTGGTGAAG GACTCATTTCCTCGTATAATCATTGCCCCAAATGCTGGTATTGCTGCCTACGTGAGCTGGTTGCCAACTCTT AATCTAATCAAGGAGATCAAAGTTCCAGCAGTTTTTTCTGATTACTGTGAAGAGGCTTCTCATTTGGCAGCTCGTTGCATAACCTCTACCACGGGCAGTGCTCCAAAAATCCCTGTGTGTTTCTTTACATCTTATGCTCCAAATATTCTGCATTCGGTCGGACATCTCCGAAATCGTACGAAATTGAATCGTATTTCCTCTTCCGCAGATTCAGCTAAATCCATTCAGGCAGCCTCTTCAAGTGGAAGGAAGCGCGTTGTTTCTTCCATGCTATTCTAA
- the LOC140879092 gene encoding uncharacterized protein: MKTNTVTAISADAPQMIEKPRVEWTSEDKKKVNLDNVTRDILHKTLDKNMFSKIKSCTTAKEIWEKLTQLCEENDQTKENKLMVAIQKFDNIKMKPGETMNEFDERFSSIMIELNALGKSYSNR; encoded by the coding sequence ATGAAAACCAACACTGTCACTGCCATCTCTGCTGATGCTCCACAGATGATAGAAAAGCCTCGAGTTGAATGGACTTCTGAAGATAAGAAGAAAGTCAATCTGGATAATGTTACTAGAGATATCTTACACAAAACTCTAgacaaaaacatgtttagcaaAATCAAAAGCTGCACTACGGCCAAGGAAATATGGGAAAAGCTCACACAATTGTGTGAAGAAAATGAtcaaacaaaggaaaacaagcttaTGGTGGCCATCCAAAAGTTCGATAACATAAAGATGAAACCGGGagaaacaatgaatgaatttgatgaaagatttAGCAGCATTATGATTGAGCTAAATGCACTTGGGAAAAGCTACAGCAACAGGTAA
- the LOC140877069 gene encoding E3 ubiquitin-protein ligase RSL1-like produces the protein MGNNITSAHINPPPHHPEHDDQEFTCEICFRQSSLANNKFKNGDECAHPFCTDCMAKYIRFKLKDERTGDIKCPAPYCDHTLDPVACVPHVDRSLFLRWCDVLCEAAVMFRDTCYCPYGDCNALILNECGGDLRRSECPKCKRLFCFMCKTAWHERVTCEENTNDEGWRRLAALKGWRRCSSCGIFVERVGSFPIVSCRCGESLCYLRRRDVFLLCVGALVLCFAVASAFLV, from the exons ATGGGGAACAATATCACAAGTGCCCATATCAATCCCCCACCTCACCATCCAGAACACGATGATCAAGAATTCACCTGTGAAATCTGCTTCCGGCAGTCGTCACTTGCCAACAATAAATTCAAGAACGGCGACGAATGCGCGCACCCCTTCTGCACCGATTGCATGGCCAAGTACATCCGCTTCAAGCTCAAGGATGAGCGCACGGGAGACATCAAATGCCCCGCTCCCTACTGCGATCACACGCTCGACCCCGTCGCGTGCGTCCCGCACGTCGACCGATCCCTCTTCTTGCGATGGTGCGACGTGCTCTGCGAGGCGGCGGTTATGTTTCGGGACACATGCTATTGCCCGTACGGAGATTGCAACGCTCTGATTCTAAACGAGTGCGGCGGGGATTTGCGGAGGTCGGAATGCCCCAAGTGCAAGCGGTTGTTTTGTTTTATGTGTAAAACGGCTTGGCACGAGCGGGTTACGTGTGAAGAGAATACGAACGATGAGGGATGGAGAAGGCTGGCGGCGCTCAAGGGTTGGCGGAGGTGCAGCTCGTGTGGGATTTTCGTCGAACGGGTGGGGAGTTTTCCGATTGTGAGTTGCAG ATGTGGGGAGAGTTTGTGCTACCTCCGTAGAAGGGATGTTTTTCTACTCTGTGTTGGGGCTCTTGTTCTATGTTTCGCTGTGGCTTCAGCCTTTCTGGTGTAG